Proteins encoded together in one Solanum lycopersicum chromosome 7, SLM_r2.1 window:
- the LOC138337567 gene encoding uncharacterized protein, with protein MIRAGESICGNECKDGQMELDVQNEIQEPEDAVKEENVEEGQKEIDGKNEIEESDAKMEEKTEEEAVKDENEEEGQKVLDGQNENEESDDKIEETEEEAGKDEEQKEVDGQNENQESDAKMEEKTEEEAVKDENEESDVKLEETEEEAGNEEDNGNNEENQEEETGVSDLKDQTFMILLIGTDSN; from the exons atgatacgTGCAGGAGAATCAATTTGTGGAAATGAATGTAAAGATGGGCAAATGGAGCTTGATGTACAGAATGAAATTCAAGAACCAGAGGAT GCTGTAAAAGAGGAAAATGTAGAAGAAGGGCAAAAGGAAATTGATGGAAAGAATGAAATTGAAGAATCTGATgcaaaaatggaagaaaaaacaGAGGAAGAAGCTGTAaaagatgaaaatgaagaagaagggCAAAAGGTACTTGATGGACAGAACGAAAATGAAGAATCTGATGACAAAATTGAAGAAACAGAGGAAGAAGCTGGAAAAGATGAAGAGCAAAAGGAAGTTGATGGACAGAAtgaaaatcaagaatctgaTGCAAAAATGGAAGAGAAAACAGAGGAAGAAGCTGTAaaagatgaaaatgaagaatctGATGTAAAACTGGAAGAAACAGAGGAAGAAGCTGgaaatgaagaagataatgGTAACAATGAGGAGaatcaagaagaagaaacaggAGTTTCGGATCTGAAGGACCAGACTTTTATGATTTTGCTAATTGGAACTGA
- the LOC101255218 gene encoding pirin-like protein At1g50590, translating into MSIVREPRSIARKFLARPQQEGLGAVVRRSIGRFEIRYFDPFIVLDEFSVSAPAGFPDHPHRGFETVTYMLQGAVTHEDFDGHKGTIKAGDLQWMTAGRGIVHSEMPAAEGIQKGLQLWINLSSQHKMIQPRYQEISSANISEATKDGVKVRVIAGEALGIKSTIHTKTPTIYLDFTLKPGSQIQQPIPKSYNSFVYILEGEGIFGQDSRTNSPISSHNLLLLSGFGDGIVAYNKGTKILRFILVGGEPLGEPIAQLGPFVMNTQEEIDQTIEDFENYTNGFEKARYWRSQARVELGY; encoded by the exons ATGTCAATTGTAAGAGAACCTCGTTCTATTGCTAGAAAATTTTTGGCAAGGCCTCAACAAGAAGGACTTGGAGCTGTTGTTAGAAGAAGCATTGGAAG GTTTGAGATAAGATACTTTGATCCATTCATTGTTTTGGATGAATTCTCAG TTTCTGCTCCAGCTGGATTTCCTGATCATCCACATAGAG GCTTTGAAACTGTCACCTACATGTTGCag GGAGCTGTGACACATGAGGATTTTGATGGACACAAAGGCACAATTAAAGCAGGTGATTTACAATGGATGACTGCAGGAAGAGGAATAGTTCATTCAGAAATGCCAGCTGCTGAGGGAATTCAAAAAGGTTTACAATTATGGATTAACCTTTCCTCTCAACACAAAAT GATACAACCAAGATATCAAGAGATATCAAGTGCAAACATATCAGAAGCAACAAAAGATGGAGTAAAAGTGAGAGTTATAGCAGGAGAAGCACTAggaataaaatcaactatacaCACAAAAACTCCAACAATATATTTGGACTTTACTCTAAAACCAGGATCCCAAATTCAACAACCCATTCCcaaatcatataattcatttgtatatattttagaaGGTGAAGGTATTTTTGGTCAAGATTCAAGAACAAATTCACCTATATCTTCACATAATTTGTTGCTTTTAAGTGGATTTGGTGATGGAATTGTGGCATATAACAAAGGGACAAAAATACTAAGGTTTATATTAGTAGGTGGAGAGCCATTGGGTGAACCAATAGCACAATTAGGACCTTTTGTGATGAATACTCAAGAAGAAATTGATCAAACTATTGAGGATTTCGAGAATTATACTAATGGTTTTGAGAAAGCTAGATATTGGAGATCTCAAGCTAGAGTTGAGCTTggttattaa